The Desertibacillus haloalkaliphilus genome includes a window with the following:
- a CDS encoding acetyl-CoA carboxylase biotin carboxyl carrier protein subunit, protein MKTISTNMAGNVWKINVAVGEEVDEGQEVIILESMKMEIPIEAQEGGTITSILINEGDFVDEGEAIIELE, encoded by the coding sequence GTGAAGACAATTTCGACAAATATGGCGGGGAATGTATGGAAAATTAATGTCGCAGTAGGTGAAGAGGTGGATGAAGGACAAGAGGTCATTATTCTAGAGTCAATGAAAATGGAAATTCCAATCGAGGCGCAAGAAGGCGGAACGATTACATCAATATTAATCAATGAGGGTGACTTTGTTGATGAAGGTGAAGCCATCATCGAGTTGGAATAG
- a CDS encoding AEC family transporter, protein MNIFIEVVLPVLLVFFIGFLVQKWKKIDIKPVSTVAIYVMMPCLVLRTFYTAEIDIQYVYMVVFSALLLFAMIVINKMYVMIRRYPPKVEDGLILSTAFMNSGNYGAPIILFAYGTAGFDFAVSFMVLQSIIMNFFGVYYAARGGAGIALAIRAVFKMPATYAVIVALLMKATPVGIPENLFMTVDIIAEATIPTVMIILGMQLALIKWGNFDWEKVSFGVIARLFASPAIAYAITLMLPLDPLLAKVLIVSAAMPSAATIVMYAVQFDSEPKLVSSITLITTLISVVTLTVLLMILG, encoded by the coding sequence ATGAATATATTTATAGAAGTCGTGTTACCGGTTTTACTCGTCTTTTTCATTGGATTTCTCGTACAGAAATGGAAAAAGATCGACATAAAACCGGTTTCTACGGTTGCCATTTATGTCATGATGCCATGTTTAGTGTTACGTACGTTTTATACGGCAGAGATTGATATCCAATATGTCTATATGGTTGTTTTTTCAGCGCTTTTATTATTTGCGATGATCGTAATTAATAAAATGTATGTGATGATTCGGCGTTATCCACCTAAAGTTGAAGACGGTTTAATATTATCGACAGCCTTTATGAATTCAGGCAATTACGGGGCTCCGATTATTTTATTCGCCTATGGGACTGCTGGGTTTGACTTTGCGGTATCATTTATGGTTTTGCAATCGATAATCATGAACTTTTTTGGCGTTTATTATGCTGCTCGAGGTGGTGCTGGGATTGCATTAGCAATTCGAGCGGTATTTAAGATGCCAGCGACGTATGCGGTAATCGTTGCACTCTTGATGAAAGCGACGCCAGTTGGAATTCCTGAAAACTTGTTTATGACGGTTGATATTATTGCAGAAGCAACGATCCCAACGGTGATGATTATTTTAGGGATGCAGTTGGCATTAATCAAATGGGGGAATTTTGATTGGGAAAAGGTTTCCTTCGGTGTGATTGCACGGTTGTTTGCTTCACCGGCGATTGCTTATGCGATTACATTAATGTTACCGTTAGATCCATTACTTGCAAAAGTGTTAATTGTATCCGCGGCAATGCCATCAGCAGCAACAATTGTCATGTATGCGGTTCAGTTTGATTCGGAACCAAAACTTGTGTCTAGTATTACCTTGATCACGACATTAATTAGTGTGGTGACACTTACCGTGCTGTTAATGATACTAGGTTAA
- the dgoD gene encoding galactonate dehydratase, whose translation MKITSLECFIVPPRWCFLKVETDEGITGWGEPVIEGRAHSVKAAVEELSDYLIGADPLRIEDHWNTLYRAGFYRGGPILMSAIAGIDQALWDIKGKFYNAPVHQLLGGPCRDSIRVYSWIGGDRPSDVGRAAKEVVDLGFTAVKMNGTEELQYIDSYVKIDETVERIAAVREAVGDDVGIGIDFHGRVHKPMAKILAKELEPFRPMFIEEPVLPENNEALREIANHTHIPIATGERMYSRWDFKSLLQDGYVDIIQPDLSHAGGITESKKIISMAEAYDVAAAPHCPLGPIALASCLQVDATAHNAFIQEQSLGIHYNQGSDLLDYLEDPSVFEYKNGYVDIPQGPGLGVSINEAHVRKMAEQGHQWKNPVWRHKDGSVAEW comes from the coding sequence ATGAAAATTACATCATTAGAATGCTTTATTGTTCCACCACGTTGGTGTTTCTTAAAAGTGGAAACCGATGAGGGAATTACGGGTTGGGGAGAGCCTGTAATTGAAGGAAGAGCCCATTCCGTCAAAGCAGCTGTCGAAGAGTTAAGTGATTACTTAATCGGAGCAGATCCACTTCGTATTGAAGATCATTGGAATACGCTCTATCGCGCAGGTTTCTATCGTGGTGGCCCAATCTTAATGAGTGCGATTGCGGGGATTGATCAAGCGCTTTGGGATATTAAAGGAAAGTTTTATAATGCCCCGGTTCATCAATTATTAGGTGGTCCTTGCCGTGACAGTATTCGTGTATATTCTTGGATCGGTGGTGATCGTCCGAGCGATGTAGGTCGTGCAGCAAAAGAGGTTGTTGACCTTGGGTTTACAGCGGTGAAAATGAATGGAACAGAAGAATTACAGTATATTGATTCGTATGTAAAAATCGATGAAACGGTTGAACGGATTGCAGCTGTACGTGAAGCAGTTGGTGATGATGTTGGGATCGGAATTGATTTTCACGGACGTGTACATAAACCAATGGCAAAGATTCTAGCGAAAGAGTTGGAGCCATTTCGCCCAATGTTTATTGAAGAGCCTGTACTACCTGAAAACAATGAGGCATTACGGGAGATTGCAAACCATACGCATATTCCGATTGCAACGGGTGAGCGTATGTATTCACGCTGGGATTTTAAATCATTACTTCAGGATGGCTACGTAGACATTATCCAACCGGATTTATCACATGCAGGTGGAATTACTGAGTCTAAAAAGATCATCTCGATGGCAGAAGCCTATGATGTTGCGGCAGCACCACATTGTCCACTTGGACCAATTGCACTCGCTTCATGCCTGCAGGTAGACGCTACGGCACATAACGCATTTATCCAGGAACAAAGCTTAGGCATTCATTATAATCAAGGAAGCGATTTACTTGATTATTTAGAAGATCCTTCTGTCTTTGAATATAAAAATGGATATGTAGATATCCCACAAGGTCCAGGGCTTGGCGTATCAATTAACGAGGCACATGTACGTAAAATGGCAGAACAAGGACATCAATGGAAGAATCCAGTATGGCGTCATAAGGACGGTAGCGTTGCTGAATGGTAG
- a CDS encoding 6-phosphofructokinase: protein MMATIGIINTSLVTIAVNEIISSLITKTDASSDQLVGIEIDASSHTLTKKVLNEKSKTTPQNQEIAQLRYSSIDENNQTAIAEQIDQYDALLIITEKDDIFEAFEQKNKVMYIQTSMFNDIEGSDHSVGFDSALNALTTNILQIKDTAVSMIYQNPRLFCIQIPGTAKNQLLYDTALAVDGTVMIDEHDEIAYEQLRSSILSKYEQGITYSFVLTNHSVDPSIIEQKLNRIVELDFKHVQFDEAQCMGPYPTAVDKILARKITNTITDWCQQTNTSSRLLIKEDQAIVTTASSAS, encoded by the coding sequence ATGATGGCAACTATAGGAATTATCAACACGAGTCTTGTTACAATCGCTGTAAATGAAATCATCAGCTCACTAATCACTAAAACTGATGCTAGTAGTGACCAATTAGTCGGTATTGAAATTGATGCTAGCAGTCATACACTTACAAAAAAAGTGCTAAATGAAAAAAGTAAAACGACACCACAGAACCAAGAAATTGCACAGTTACGCTACTCATCCATTGATGAGAACAATCAAACGGCTATTGCAGAACAAATAGATCAGTATGATGCCCTCTTAATCATCACTGAAAAAGACGATATATTTGAAGCATTTGAACAAAAAAACAAAGTCATGTACATACAAACATCAATGTTCAATGATATCGAAGGCTCAGATCACTCGGTTGGTTTCGACTCAGCACTCAACGCACTTACAACAAATATTTTACAAATAAAGGATACCGCAGTTTCAATGATATATCAAAACCCGCGTCTGTTTTGTATCCAAATTCCAGGTACAGCAAAAAATCAGCTTCTCTATGATACAGCCCTTGCTGTCGACGGTACTGTGATGATTGATGAGCACGATGAGATCGCTTACGAACAATTACGTTCTTCAATTCTATCCAAATATGAACAAGGGATAACGTACTCATTTGTGCTCACTAATCATTCGGTTGACCCTTCAATCATTGAACAGAAACTCAATCGTATAGTGGAACTCGATTTTAAACACGTTCAATTTGATGAAGCACAATGCATGGGTCCTTATCCAACGGCTGTTGATAAAATTTTAGCAAGAAAAATAACCAATACAATCACGGATTGGTGCCAACAAACGAACACCTCTAGTCGCTTGCTTATTAAAGAAGATCAAGCCATTGTGACCACAGCGAGCTCGGCATCCTAA
- a CDS encoding HPr family phosphocarrier protein, whose protein sequence is MSNGSTREITVNISEDQTIIDLSKKIQPFQSQIFLKKIVRGNPIEINLKSFLGLITLNLQNGDTITVRVVGEDSEQALEAVVDYLT, encoded by the coding sequence ATGAGCAATGGAAGTACAAGAGAAATTACTGTAAACATTAGTGAAGACCAAACGATTATTGATTTAAGTAAGAAAATCCAACCATTTCAGTCGCAGATCTTTTTGAAAAAAATTGTTCGCGGCAATCCGATTGAAATAAATTTGAAGAGCTTCTTAGGGTTGATTACATTGAATCTTCAAAACGGCGATACGATCACGGTTCGTGTTGTTGGCGAGGATAGTGAACAAGCACTTGAAGCGGTTGTCGATTATCTGACATAA